In the Candidatus Eisenbacteria bacterium genome, GAGCGGCGCACTTCCGCCGCTCCTCCCGCGGGATCTCCGCTCAGACTCTCCCCGTCGCTCAGGAGAACGACCGCTCTCGGACGGTCTCCCGGTCGGCGGATGAATCGCGCGGCGAGCGCGAGGCCCTCCCCGACGTCGCTCCCCGGACGGCCGACGTCCTCCGCGCGGACCGTTTCGACGAGGGAGGAGAGTCCCTCCGTGTCCGTCGAGAGCGGACTGATCAGGCGCGCGTCCCCCGCGAAGGCCACGAGGCCCATCGGCGAGCCCTCCAGCACCTCGATCATCGTCTGGATCTCGCGCTTCGCGGCTCCGAGCCGGTCGGGAGCGACATCCCGCGCGGCCATGCTGTGGGAGAGATCGAGGACGAAGACCACGTCCGCTCCCGCCGAGGTCGTGGTGACGAGCCGGAACCCGCTCTGCGGCCGTGCGAGCCCGACGGCGGCGGCCGCGAGCGCGACGAGGAGGAGCGCGCCGCGAAGGAGCCTCGAGCCTCGGCCCGGATCCTGCGTCCGCTCGCGCAGGTTCGAGGGATCGCCGAGCTCCGCCTCGAGCTTCGACCGCCGGCGGGCGGCCCAGACGAGAAGCCCCAGGACGAGCGGCAGGATCCAGAGGAGAAGGAGCCGTTCGGGTTCCGCCCAGCGCACGGTCGCCCTCCTCCCTAGGGATAGCGGCGCAGGACGAACGCGCCGAGCAGAAGGTCCAGGACGAGAAGGGCCGAGCCCGTGCCGAGAAGCGCGGGACCCAGCTCGGCCCACTGCGTGTACGAACGCGTCTCCACCTGCGAGGGTTCCATCGCGTCGATGTCGCGATAGACCCGCGCCAGGAGCTCGGCGCTCGTCGCGCGGAAGTACCGCCCGCCCGTGATCGACGCCACCGCCCGGAGGGTGGGCTCGTCCACGTCGGATCGCACCCAGACGTAGTGACGCCCGAGCACGGGATCGTCGACGGGATACGGGGCCTGTCCCAGCGTTCCGGCGCCGACGGCGTACGTCCGCACGCCGACCGCGGCCGCGAGGCGCGCCGCCGTCACCGGATCGACCGGGCCCGCGTTGTTGATCCCGTCCGTGAGGAGGATCAGGACGCGGCTCTTCCCCTTCGCCTCGCGCAGCCGGAGGGCTCCGTGCGCGATCGCGCTCCCGACCGCGGTGCCGTCCGGCAGCATGCCGAAATCGATGCCGTCGATGAGCGCCGTGAGCCCTTCGTAGTCCAGCGTGAGCGGCGAGATGAGCTCGCTCCGCCCGGCGAACGCCACGAGCCCGATCCGGTCCTGCGCCCGTCCCCGGATGAAGTCCTTGGCGACCGCCTTGGCCACGTAGAGCCGGTTCTGCGGCCGGAAGTCCTCGCATCGCATGCTCCCCGAGACGTCGATCGCGAGGAGGATGTCGATTCCCTCGCTCACCACCTCGCGCATCGCCCGCCCCGCCTGAGGGCGCGACGCGGCGAGGAGGATCAGGAACGTCGCGAGCGGAAGGAGCGCGGGCGCGGCCTTCGCGAGCAGGACGCGCGGCCCTCCCGACGACGGGAGGTGCCGCGCGGAGGAAATGGGAAGCTCAGGCGTCTTCCAGACCCGCCGCCGGGCGGCCCAGAGCCACACGAGCGCGAACGGGACGAGGAGGAGGAGATACCAGGGCTCGGCGAATCGCACGTCAGGGCTCCCTTGGCTTCTTCGGCGACGCGGCCGGTGGGGCGGCC is a window encoding:
- a CDS encoding VWA domain-containing protein, which encodes MRWAEPERLLLLWILPLVLGLLVWAARRRSKLEAELGDPSNLRERTQDPGRGSRLLRGALLLVALAAAAVGLARPQSGFRLVTTTSAGADVVFVLDLSHSMAARDVAPDRLGAAKREIQTMIEVLEGSPMGLVAFAGDARLISPLSTDTEGLSSLVETVRAEDVGRPGSDVGEGLALAARFIRRPGDRPRAVVLLSDGESLSGDPAGGAAEVRRSGARLFALGLGRTEGAAIPIVDSTGAVLGEKLDPAGAPVRTKLDEALLRDVARRGGGRYERADGSGRAAIRAADAIRSRGDTEVRGRSVRAYDERYPWFAAAAGLLLLAERAVPRRRKS
- a CDS encoding VWA domain-containing protein — translated: MRFAEPWYLLLLVPFALVWLWAARRRVWKTPELPISSARHLPSSGGPRVLLAKAAPALLPLATFLILLAASRPQAGRAMREVVSEGIDILLAIDVSGSMRCEDFRPQNRLYVAKAVAKDFIRGRAQDRIGLVAFAGRSELISPLTLDYEGLTALIDGIDFGMLPDGTAVGSAIAHGALRLREAKGKSRVLILLTDGINNAGPVDPVTAARLAAAVGVRTYAVGAGTLGQAPYPVDDPVLGRHYVWVRSDVDEPTLRAVASITGGRYFRATSAELLARVYRDIDAMEPSQVETRSYTQWAELGPALLGTGSALLVLDLLLGAFVLRRYP